A stretch of DNA from Tigriopus californicus strain San Diego chromosome 11, Tcal_SD_v2.1, whole genome shotgun sequence:
TTGAATTTGTCTTAAAAGTCTATTGCCAAACAAGCCCTGCTTGCAAATTTGCCAAGTCAGTCTGGCACAACTGCTCTTTTATGTtatggaagaaagaaaaaagaaagaaagaacctTACGGCGCACCAGAATAAGGGTCAGTCCCTTCAGCTGAGGCTTTTCCTTGCGCTGCTTGACAATTATTTGGcccttttctttgccattcgTCTGGATGCACTGCCGTCAAAAACTCAAGAGGACGCACGAAGTTCAGTTCCTAGAGGGCGCTActttccatttcttgagagTCAATGTACAATTGGCATTCTTTTCTATACATTTGGCATTCATTGTTTGTCggttttttgttcattattgGACGTTATTACTTATTAATGAAACGGAGATGGATTCTCAAGACTTTCAAGAGTTGTATTTAATATGTCGGACCCTGTATGTATACCAAATATTGCCTGTGGTGAAGGTGGGATAGAATTCCTTGGCAGTCCCCATCAATCtcaagggagggaggggggcaTTACTActgaggaggacgaggaaggGGGAGCAATTGAAGCATTGCATTGAAGATGCGTGAAAGCCGAGAAGATGGTTAATCCATGAAATCCTTCTCGCATAGTCGTGTGTTACCGAACCCGATTTACATATGTACATGCACATCCTTTATCACTCCAAGCCGCCTATCTGCATACATTTCGGTGGATTCCATCCAACCTTGTTGTTATCCAATTCAGCCAGGCCGATCGCATTCTTTCTCTCATCTCTTGATTCCAGGATATGGGCTACCATCAAATTGTTTATCATCACCTCAATACATCTGACAAGGATAGAAACGGCTTCGTGGACTCAATCGAGTGGCTTAAGTACATTGAGCGAAACAAAACTTATCAATCAGATAACGTcaagaaacaaattcagcaaCAAAAGTGAGTGGGCCCATTGACTCAGGTGCACGCATGTACTTTTGTCTACCTCAAGGCAAATCATGGGTTAGTCAGAGGGTACAATCTGAGACTGGCCTGACGAAAAAGTGCCCAAAAGCTATAAACTTCCCGATTCCGAGAATCGTGTGTGTTTGGCCAGATGACTCATGTTTACGAGAGTGCATGGTGCAAATCATCTCTTCAGGTCCCACCTAAAACATGGACAAGTTATGTTGGGAGGGTTCGCAgatgttcaaaatcaattaagaGTTTCAAGTTTGTATTGCGTTTTTGTGAACTAACCATTTTCTGGTAATTTACAACAaatgttatgatttggtttaaAATTGTCATCACTTTTGAAAGCTAACACTATTTACTGTTTAAAGAGCTGGTTTctgacaaattcaatttttgaaaaaagccaaatttggcaaCGTGTCGGACGAAATTGGGATTAGGTTTCATTCAGTGTGCTCAAGGGATGATTAAGGTTACAAGAAACTGTATGTATTTCAGCATTCGACCCagaaaatgaatacttttaaAAGCCTGATGGAATATTTCTTGGATTTACGCGTTGAATTAGGGATGGGAATTCAACTTTTTGATTAATCTTTATTGAATTCAATTCCTTCTAAGTACCGAATTTCGGATTTATGAACCACCATGTAGTAAAAATGATGCCATTTTTCTAGTGGACAGTTTTAACCTCACCTTGAAAGTATGTCTTGAGATGAATGCTATCGTTTTTGGGGAGAGGACACATGCAGGGCTGAAATTATCTTCCCATTGCTAGTTGTGACGTCAGCATTCATCTGACTGTTTTTGAGTCATAAGCCGAGAAAGAAATGACTTTTAACCTTTCCATCACTCATTTCCATTGCAGACTTCTCTGTTTGGATGCACTGGTCGAAGAAGGAGACCGAGACCAAGATTGGCGACTGAGCAAGCAAGAATTCATCCAACTTATGAGCCACGATTACGAGCCATCGAACAAATGTGAGGCGCAAACAAATATTTCCGTTGGGTTTGCTCGGCAAAGCAAAAGCAATGTGCCCTCATAAATTAGGCCCAATGAGAACATACTCATGCacttgggagggaggcaaGGAAaagattccaattccaaaatggACCTGGAAAGTAGTCGAGTAGGGTTGGGTGGTagcagtgtgtgtgtgtgtgtgtgcatgttgTTCCACCTTGAAACCTTCTCCTCGTCGTTCCATCCCTCTTCCCCACAAAAACTCTGGTGGAACATAGAAGGGCGctatatatttcattttatggctcaacaaaaaaaaagtttgcctTATAAGAACCGGAAGTTTAGGAATGCTCCTTTGCCCCAAAAAGAGCTGGGCGTTGGAATTCGGAGCgaggaaaaagtttcaagTGGAACATGAACTGCGCGGGACtctttgatccatttttcCTTTGTCATGTATTAATCATATTCGGTCTTGGTTCCAGATTGTCGAATGGATCGGAAACGCTACGAAGATGGAACCAAAACCAAAGTTGATTGTAATGGATGGTAGGGCATAATTTCTCTTTATTGTCGACAAGCTCGGCTTTCCTCGTAATGAAGGCGCCAAGGCTGGACATTTGCCTATCATGATATATCATTGTTAATTTGGGAGCTGCATATTCAAGCATGTATTTTTCCTCCGTTTCTTGCAGTGTTTGTAGTTGTGGAAAATGGATATGCACATCGCAATTGTGTTCATCGTCCAAATCTGATCAAGATGATTCAGATTCCACAGTGTCCACCACTGAACCAAGCTCCACGGtggaaaatttggaaaaggaaCTCGAAAGACAACTGCAAAAAGCATTGTCTGACGATGTTGAAATGGGCGATGACGAAATATTCACGTATGATGATATGGACAATATGATTTAATAAAGAAAATCGAAACATGGTACAAACTATAGATCGAGAGGTTGAAAGATTTTTCAATGGGCGTTCCGTACGTAATATTGGCAATACCGCAATGGGAGATAAAAACATCATCTTGTCCTAAAATCGATCCTCATTTTCGATCAAGCGACCTAGCAAATGTCTTCAAATCCCCCATAAACTAAGTTATTTTTGGTCTATTTTCCGAAGTATGATGTGAGAAAGctgatggatttttttctaagAATCGAAAACTATCAAGCCTTTATTACTTTTAGGTCTGGTTTTGTCTAAAATAATACATGTGTCCATTCATAACTTTATGGCTTGTTTTAAATTACCACCAGTTTCTTCGGATACGGTTCAAAATTCGAATGAAGGTATTTCTCAATCAGCCTATTTATAGAACCTCTGCATTACCCGATGGCATTTTAAACTCccgagaacaaaaaaaataacgcGAAAGAGAGCAGTATCATTGTTTATTCAGAAAAGTTTAGTGTCTTACTTTGggcctttttttaattttcatatGTTTTCAATAAGCACTTTCTTGCCATGTGGGAATTTCTGGAATTTCTTCGAttcgtttgcctttttgtcatgtgatcaatatctattcacagtggtaaaaataccctttaaagttttgttggaaattcccaagcacatcttgtcatttttctccctcagaaaataatggggaacaattttgattttattgctttatgaaattctagcccacataaaaaaactaacatacctaaaaacattataaaaactaaaattttcaaaagcctactcaatgtaagttgggagcacatttagttagctcttgaatataaattatgatatcatctgtttcaccgcttcttagttacatggaattgagtggcccaaatttcatcgtttttagccccaaaatgccccggttatctgttaattcaatttaccaaagaattaatatcgattttcaatatcacaaatacaaaagaatattttttcgcttcttacatagtctcacaatagctaaaaatgctatataatgtcacttaaaacacaataaaagtgtaatctttgaaaatgtgttttacaatcatcatgtgtacacttagttatgcattcacttgaattctgaagacggtacatacaacagacaatgttatagattttgtcgtttcttgaagactttgatgaaactgattgaaaatagcttctttaaggcttcattgatatttgtgaaattttcagtgaccactcaactaaatgtaccttggacgcttttaaaaatgaattgtcaaaaatctgcttttcgagggttttagatatggttgtacaaggttttaacttaatttgaaattatgcaagaaatggaaaattaatctttcatttttgcgattgtgaaaatcgatattatatctttgggaaattgaattaacatataaccggggcattttggggctaaaaacgatgaaatttggaccacaaaatccgatgtaactaagtagcggtgaaatagatgatatcgtaaattacattcaagagctaactaagtgtgcttctaatttacattgagtaagtttttgaaaatcttagtatttataatgtttttaggtatttaagttttttatgtggactagaattccataaaacaataaaattaaagttgttccctatgacttcttgaggtagaaaaatgccaatttgtgtttgggaatttctctggaaacttgatagggctttttgaacaccgtgtatTTGCAACGTCTTTTCTTGCCATTTCCTGGAGTCAGATTAGCCTTAGATTTCCTAGAAACCTGCATATTATCAAATGGCAATCGACTACagttatttcaaaactttcaaaaacgAGTCCCATTTCATTGATAAACTTACTGCCTTTCGAAAACAGTGACCATTCTGACACATTCTGTTTGACATATGGAAGTTTCAATTCAACTGAACTCATCACTAGGATTGGATAATAAAGAACACAAAAGTTTTTAGGTAAAAAAACGTTTCCTACATATTTCGTATGCctaaaaaaatgcctttcttTAGAATATCTTTCGcaaattagtcaaaaaatCCAGAGTGTGATTCATCGCCCTCATCCTTCCCGTCATATTTTTCACACGGTCGGAATGTGACTCCATGTTTAGGAGtatctttttgttttatgCTCTTTGCAATAATAAAGAACATGAAAACAGATAGTTTAAGCTGAAAAAGCAATAACGTTGAAGCAGGAAAAGGCTCAGTAAATAAGTAGAACCTTTATTCTTATTTTCATTGTGTAATAGTGCTGAAAAcaatatgatttcaaaaaatgaaaaattgatctttttgaataatgcatgcttattttattattttaaacCGTTCGAGCTTCATTCTGCTGGTCTTCTACATTTAGAGAAATTGTCTAACAAAGCAAATGCCCCAAAATAGATGCAAAACTTATAAATCTTTAAGCTTTAGATTTTTACTTAAAATCTTATCAATCCCAAAAAATAGTTGTCGTTCGCCTTTTGATTGGCCATGAAAAGTCGATTGCAATATGCAGGGTTGTTCAGATGCCTTGAGGCACCTAATACAACGATATGAGGGCATTGATTCAATTGTGCCAAATAAGATTTCTAGACATGCTCTGGCGCACCAAGTGTAATAAACATTATTCTGTAAAATGACTTTTGGACCAAACAATGTCTCAAAGCAttaccttttttcaataaaatttgTCGCACTTGcccatcaaaaatattgtcacACTCAACCTTTAAGGTTGTGCCAACTTTGGGTCAGTTTCTTTCGCTAACCCTCTGCTCTAAAATCtgcaaaataaagaaatccATTATTGCATTCAGATCTGAAAGGAAAGGTGGCCACATAATTTTTGTGTTTATTACTTATAGAAAGTTGTTTTCACAGCACTTCTGGGTCAGGCAGGAATGTGAGGTAGTGCTCCATCTTGCATAAAGCAATAACTAATGTCCTATTGCTATTTTTTGATCCATGGAAGAACATTTCTCCCCAAAAGGTCAACATGTGTGAAAAACCATTTGATCCACAATTAGCTTTTGTAAAAATGGTGCTAAAGTTCAAACCCATTCACTTGGAATCACTTGAAATCT
This window harbors:
- the LOC131890182 gene encoding follistatin-related protein 1-like; the protein is MEHFGVFTLALLSLWISSILALDPVSLCHPVKCRPGRECRVLSSGSPACVCRSKCPPTHHKGSHRRRHVCGSDGMMYESHCQLHREACLRGIHIHAKKHDHSCSKDPLIQLKSLIQKAADEVKAYDESHIVVPIACHQNERNRMREFLISWMSLTAEKQPWYNEDMGYHQIVYHHLNTSDKDRNGFVDSIEWLKYIERNKTYQSDNVKKQIQQQKLLCLDALVEEGDRDQDWRLSKQEFIQLMSHDYEPSNKYCRMDRKRYEDGTKTKVDCNGCVCSCGKWICTSQLCSSSKSDQDDSDSTVSTTEPSSTVENLEKELERQLQKALSDDVEMGDDEIFTYDDMDNMI